A genomic window from Pseudomonas argentinensis includes:
- a CDS encoding alpha/beta fold hydrolase produces MIRHLAERTPAGTSYRVIGQGQPVVLIHGVGLNKDMWGGQVVGLAQHFQVIVYDMLGHGDSPRPAVDTDLAGYADQLRELLDHLGLAQAMVIGFSMGGLVARAFALHYPQRIAALVVLNSVFNRSPEQRAGVIERTAQAAEHGPDANAEAALSRWFSREYQAANPAQIAAIRQTLAGNDAQGYLTTYTLFATQDMYRADDLAEIQVPTLIATGELDPGSTPQMAKQLAQRIAGARAVVLAEQRHMMPVESPRLVNQMLLEFLEQACQLQDTAKGIVA; encoded by the coding sequence ATGATTCGGCACCTCGCTGAACGTACCCCCGCCGGCACCAGTTACCGGGTGATCGGCCAGGGCCAACCCGTGGTATTGATCCACGGCGTGGGCCTGAACAAAGACATGTGGGGCGGCCAGGTCGTCGGCCTGGCCCAGCATTTCCAGGTCATCGTCTACGACATGCTCGGCCATGGCGACAGCCCGCGCCCGGCCGTGGACACCGACCTGGCCGGTTACGCCGACCAGCTGCGCGAACTGCTCGACCACCTTGGCCTGGCGCAGGCCATGGTGATCGGTTTCTCCATGGGCGGCCTGGTGGCTCGTGCCTTCGCGCTGCATTACCCGCAGCGCATCGCCGCCCTGGTGGTGCTCAACAGCGTGTTCAACCGCAGCCCCGAGCAGCGCGCCGGGGTCATCGAGCGTACTGCCCAGGCCGCCGAACATGGCCCGGACGCCAACGCCGAAGCGGCGCTGTCGCGCTGGTTCAGCCGTGAGTACCAGGCCGCCAACCCCGCGCAGATCGCCGCCATTCGCCAGACCCTGGCCGGCAACGATGCCCAGGGTTACCTGACCACCTATACGCTGTTCGCCACCCAGGACATGTACCGCGCCGACGACCTGGCCGAGATCCAGGTGCCCACGCTGATCGCCACTGGCGAACTGGACCCGGGCTCGACGCCGCAGATGGCCAAACAGCTGGCGCAGCGCATCGCGGGCGCGCGCGCTGTGGTGCTGGCCGAGCAACGGCATATGATGCCGGTAGAATCGCCGCGCCTGGTCAACCAGATGCTGCTGGAGTTTCTCGAGCAAGCCTGCCAGCTGCAAGACACCGCCAAGGGGATCGTCGCATGA
- a CDS encoding aldehyde dehydrogenase: MTLTRYQMCIDGQWVDAQSGNTFESLDPARAQAWAVLPDAGAEDVERAVQAAQAAFDNPAWRGLSATARGKLLRRLGDLIADNKEALAQLESRDNGKLIRETRGQVGYLPEFFHYTAGLADKLEGGTLPLDKPDMFAYTTHEPIGVVAGIIPWNSPLYLTAIKLAPALAAGNTIVLKPSEHASATILELARLALEAGFPAGVVNVVTGYGPTTGAALTSHPLVRKIAFTGGAATARHVVRASAENFAKLSLELGGKSPNIIFADADLDSAVNGVVAGIYAASGQSCVAGSRLLVQDSIYDAFVERLVERAMCIRIGNPQDDASEMGPMATAQQLAVVEGLVATAVAEGAKLRLGGKRPQIDGEGWYYEPTLFECDRHSMTIMQEEVFGPVASVIRFKDEADALAMANDSQFGLAAGIWTRDLGRAHRMAKGVRSGIIWVNTYRAVSAMAPIGGFKNSGYGRESGIDSVLAYTELKTVWINLSQAPMPDPFVMR; the protein is encoded by the coding sequence ATGACACTCACACGCTATCAGATGTGCATTGACGGCCAGTGGGTCGACGCACAATCGGGCAACACCTTCGAAAGCCTCGACCCGGCTCGTGCGCAAGCCTGGGCCGTGCTCCCGGATGCCGGCGCCGAGGATGTCGAGCGCGCCGTGCAAGCCGCCCAGGCGGCCTTCGACAACCCGGCCTGGCGCGGCCTCAGCGCCACTGCGCGGGGCAAACTGCTGCGTCGCCTGGGTGACCTGATCGCCGACAACAAGGAAGCCCTGGCCCAGCTGGAGAGCCGCGACAACGGCAAGCTGATCCGCGAAACCCGCGGCCAGGTCGGCTACCTGCCGGAGTTCTTCCACTACACCGCGGGCCTGGCCGACAAGCTCGAAGGCGGCACCCTGCCCCTCGACAAGCCGGACATGTTCGCCTACACCACCCACGAGCCGATTGGCGTGGTGGCCGGGATCATCCCCTGGAACAGCCCGCTGTACCTGACCGCGATCAAGCTCGCCCCGGCCCTGGCCGCCGGCAACACCATCGTGCTCAAGCCGTCGGAACATGCCTCGGCGACCATTCTTGAACTGGCCCGACTGGCGCTGGAAGCGGGCTTTCCCGCCGGCGTGGTCAACGTGGTCACCGGCTACGGCCCGACCACCGGCGCGGCGCTGACCAGCCACCCGCTGGTGCGCAAGATCGCCTTCACCGGCGGCGCGGCCACTGCCCGCCATGTGGTGCGCGCCAGCGCCGAGAACTTCGCCAAGCTGTCGCTGGAGCTGGGCGGCAAGTCGCCGAACATCATCTTCGCCGATGCCGACCTGGACAGCGCCGTGAATGGTGTGGTCGCCGGCATCTATGCCGCCTCCGGGCAGAGCTGCGTGGCCGGCTCGCGCCTGCTGGTGCAGGACAGCATCTACGACGCGTTCGTCGAGCGCCTGGTCGAGCGCGCCATGTGCATCCGCATCGGCAACCCGCAGGACGACGCCAGCGAGATGGGCCCCATGGCCACTGCCCAGCAACTGGCGGTGGTCGAAGGCCTGGTCGCCACAGCCGTGGCCGAAGGTGCGAAACTGCGCCTGGGTGGCAAACGGCCGCAGATCGACGGTGAAGGCTGGTACTACGAGCCGACCCTGTTCGAATGCGACCGCCACTCGATGACCATCATGCAGGAAGAGGTCTTCGGCCCGGTCGCCTCGGTGATTCGTTTCAAGGACGAAGCCGACGCCCTGGCCATGGCCAACGACTCGCAGTTCGGCCTCGCCGCCGGCATCTGGACCCGCGACCTAGGGCGCGCCCACCGCATGGCCAAAGGCGTGCGCTCGGGCATCATCTGGGTCAACACCTACCGCGCCGTATCGGCCATGGCGCCGATCGGCGGTTTCAAGAACAGCGGCTACGGCCGTGAAAGCGGCATCGATTCGGTGCTGGCCTACACCGAGCTGAAAACGGTGTGGATCAACCTGTCGCAAGCGCCCATGCCCGACCCGTTCGTGATGCGCTGA
- a CDS encoding flavin reductase family protein yields the protein MIEPGLYKSVMAAFPSGVTIVTTLGPDGGIVGITASAFSALSIDPALVLFCPNYSSDSYPVLRDSKRFAIHLLSAEQQKEAYAFAGKGKDKAAGIDWTLSALGNPLLNNAAAIIECELWREYEGGDHAIMVGAVKNLILPEVAPVPMIYHRGKLGALPAFA from the coding sequence ATGATCGAACCCGGACTCTACAAATCCGTCATGGCCGCCTTCCCTTCCGGGGTGACCATCGTCACCACCCTGGGCCCCGATGGCGGCATCGTCGGCATCACCGCCAGCGCCTTCAGCGCGCTGTCCATCGACCCGGCGCTGGTGCTGTTCTGCCCCAACTACAGCTCCGATTCCTACCCGGTGCTGCGCGACAGCAAGCGCTTCGCCATCCACCTGCTGTCCGCCGAGCAGCAGAAGGAAGCCTACGCCTTCGCCGGCAAGGGCAAGGACAAGGCTGCCGGTATCGACTGGACGCTCAGCGCGCTGGGCAACCCGCTGCTCAATAACGCCGCGGCGATCATCGAGTGCGAGCTGTGGCGCGAATACGAGGGTGGCGACCACGCCATCATGGTCGGCGCGGTGAAGAACCTGATCCTGCCCGAAGTTGCCCCGGTGCCGATGATCTATCACCGCGGCAAGCTCGGCGCTTTGCCGGCGTTCGCCTGA
- a CDS encoding NAD-dependent succinate-semialdehyde dehydrogenase has translation MTPEASRLFRQHAYLDGQWLAADEGATQAIFNPATGEEIGRVPEMGGAEAQRAIVAANAAWPAWRARTAKERSAILKRWHALMLENADALAEILTLEQGKPLAEAKGEIVYAASFIEWFAEEAKRIYGNTIPSHKPDARIVVTKEPIGVVAAITPWNFPAAMITRKVGPALAAGCPCIVKPAPETPFSALALAALAEEAGLPPGLLNVITGDALAIGNALCASAEVRKLSFTGSTPIGKLLMQQCASTLKKVSLELGGNAPFIVFDDADLERAVDGAMLAKYRNAGQTCVCVNRFLVQGGIHDAFVARLAEHVAELKVADGFTEGAQQGPLINSRAVAKVADHVADALGKGARLVCGGERHALGHGFYQPTVLSEVTTDMKVARDETFGPLAAVFRFSDEAEAIRMANDTEFGLAAYCYTRDLGRAWRMSEALEYGMVGINEGLISTEVAPFGGIKSSGLGREGSHYGIDDYLEIKYTLMGGL, from the coding sequence ATGACGCCTGAAGCCTCGCGCCTGTTTCGCCAGCACGCCTACCTCGACGGCCAGTGGCTGGCTGCCGATGAGGGCGCCACCCAAGCCATCTTCAACCCCGCCACTGGCGAGGAAATCGGCCGCGTGCCCGAGATGGGCGGCGCCGAAGCGCAACGCGCCATCGTCGCCGCCAATGCCGCCTGGCCGGCCTGGCGGGCACGTACTGCCAAGGAGCGCAGCGCCATTCTCAAGCGCTGGCACGCGCTGATGCTGGAAAACGCCGACGCGCTGGCCGAAATCCTCACCCTCGAGCAAGGCAAGCCGCTGGCCGAAGCCAAGGGGGAGATTGTCTATGCCGCCAGCTTTATCGAGTGGTTCGCCGAGGAGGCCAAGCGCATCTACGGCAACACCATTCCCAGCCACAAGCCCGATGCGCGCATCGTGGTGACCAAGGAGCCGATTGGTGTGGTCGCCGCGATCACGCCGTGGAATTTCCCGGCGGCGATGATCACCCGCAAGGTCGGCCCGGCCCTGGCCGCCGGCTGCCCGTGCATCGTCAAGCCGGCTCCGGAAACGCCGTTCTCGGCCCTGGCCCTGGCCGCGCTGGCCGAAGAAGCCGGGCTGCCCCCAGGCCTGCTCAACGTGATCACCGGCGATGCGCTGGCCATCGGCAACGCGCTGTGCGCCAGCGCCGAGGTGCGCAAGCTGTCGTTCACCGGCTCCACGCCGATCGGCAAGCTGCTGATGCAACAGTGCGCCAGCACCCTGAAGAAGGTCTCGCTGGAACTGGGCGGCAACGCACCGTTCATCGTCTTCGATGACGCCGACCTGGAGCGTGCGGTCGACGGCGCCATGCTCGCCAAGTACCGCAACGCCGGGCAGACCTGCGTATGCGTGAACCGCTTTCTGGTGCAGGGCGGCATCCACGATGCCTTCGTCGCCCGCCTGGCCGAGCATGTAGCCGAGCTGAAGGTCGCCGATGGTTTTACCGAAGGCGCGCAACAAGGCCCGCTGATCAACAGCCGGGCCGTAGCCAAGGTCGCCGATCACGTCGCCGATGCCCTCGGCAAAGGCGCCCGGCTGGTGTGCGGCGGCGAGCGCCACGCCCTCGGCCACGGCTTCTACCAGCCCACCGTGCTGAGCGAGGTGACTACCGATATGAAGGTCGCCCGCGACGAAACCTTCGGCCCCCTGGCGGCGGTGTTTCGCTTCAGCGACGAGGCCGAGGCGATCCGCATGGCCAACGACACCGAGTTCGGCCTGGCCGCCTACTGCTACACCCGCGACCTGGGCCGCGCCTGGCGGATGAGCGAGGCGCTGGAATATGGCATGGTCGGCATCAACGAAGGGCTGATCTCCACCGAAGTGGCGCCCTTCGGCGGCATCAAGTCGTCCGGCCTGGGCCGCGAAGGCTCCCACTACGGCATCGACGATTACCTAGAAATCAAATACACCCTGATGGGTGGGCTGTAA
- a CDS encoding carboxymuconolactone decarboxylase family protein: MSNDKYEKGLKIRTQVLGEAYVKRSVENADDFNRPLQELVTEYCWGHVWGREGLSMQERSMINLAMISALNRPHELKLHIRGALRNGLSREQIREILLQVGIYCGVPAAVDSFRIAREAFAEADAEQQQPEA, from the coding sequence ATGAGCAACGACAAGTACGAAAAGGGCCTGAAGATCCGCACCCAGGTGCTGGGCGAGGCCTACGTGAAGCGCTCGGTGGAGAACGCCGACGACTTCAACCGCCCGCTGCAGGAGCTGGTCACCGAATACTGCTGGGGGCACGTGTGGGGCCGGGAAGGCTTATCGATGCAGGAACGCAGCATGATAAACTTGGCAATGATTTCCGCGCTCAATCGCCCGCACGAACTGAAGCTGCACATTCGCGGCGCCCTGCGTAACGGCCTCAGCCGTGAGCAGATCCGCGAGATTCTGCTGCAGGTCGGCATCTACTGTGGCGTGCCTGCCGCGGTCGACAGCTTCCGCATCGCCCGTGAAGCCTTTGCCGAAGCGGATGCCGAGCAGCAGCAACCCGAGGCATAA
- a CDS encoding GntR family transcriptional regulator, giving the protein MKRQPIDDSFKVNRNPVTLREIVLDKLRSAIMNFQLLPGDRLVERDLCDRLGVSRTSVREALRHLESEGLVEFADAKGPRVAIITLEDACDLYELRCALEGMIVQLFTLRARAKDIRALERALENNRQTLEQGELPDVLESVQEFYNVLLEGCGNEAAATQLRQLQARISYLRATSVSQSNRRSTSNQEMERMVEAIKSGDPIAAHQASVDHVRAAAKVALEYLEAKQEGAKARDIVAPIGLKDPRIGR; this is encoded by the coding sequence ATGAAACGCCAGCCGATCGACGACAGCTTCAAGGTCAACCGCAATCCCGTGACCCTGCGGGAAATCGTTCTGGACAAGCTGCGCAGCGCCATCATGAACTTCCAGCTGCTGCCCGGCGACCGCCTGGTGGAGCGCGACCTCTGTGATCGCCTGGGCGTCAGCCGCACTTCGGTGCGCGAGGCGCTGCGTCACCTGGAGTCCGAAGGCCTGGTGGAATTCGCCGACGCCAAGGGCCCGCGGGTGGCGATCATCACCCTGGAAGATGCCTGCGACCTCTACGAGCTGCGCTGCGCCCTGGAAGGCATGATCGTCCAGCTGTTCACCCTGCGCGCCCGCGCCAAGGACATCCGCGCCCTGGAACGCGCCCTGGAGAACAACCGCCAGACCCTCGAACAGGGCGAACTGCCGGACGTGCTGGAGTCGGTGCAGGAGTTCTACAACGTGCTGCTCGAAGGCTGCGGCAATGAAGCAGCGGCCACCCAGCTGCGCCAGCTGCAGGCGCGTATCAGCTACCTGCGCGCCACCTCGGTGTCGCAGAGCAACCGCCGCAGCACCAGCAACCAGGAAATGGAGCGCATGGTCGAGGCGATCAAGAGCGGCGACCCGATCGCCGCCCACCAGGCCTCGGTGGATCACGTGCGCGCCGCGGCCAAGGTCGCCCTGGAGTACCTGGAAGCCAAGCAGGAAGGCGCCAAGGCCCGCGATATCGTCGCGCCCATCGGCCTCAAAGACCCGCGCATCGGACGCTGA
- a CDS encoding NUDIX hydrolase — translation MPSPRFCTQCGSATLERRRPAGDDHHRLVCSGCGHIHYENPKIITGCIIEQDGRYLLCQRAIAPRIGTWTLPAGFMENGETTEEAALREVREEAGVVAEITCPYSIFSVPSISEVYLIFRARLLHDTGHFGSETSARRFFAPEDIPWEQIYYPAIRQILERYIAERETGSYGIYMGSDDTGKVHFIR, via the coding sequence ATGCCCAGCCCGCGCTTCTGTACCCAATGCGGCAGCGCGACGCTGGAGCGCCGCCGCCCGGCCGGCGATGACCATCACCGCCTGGTGTGCAGCGGCTGCGGGCATATTCACTACGAAAACCCGAAGATCATCACCGGCTGCATCATCGAGCAGGACGGTCGCTACCTGCTCTGCCAGCGCGCCATCGCCCCGCGTATCGGTACCTGGACGCTGCCCGCCGGCTTCATGGAAAACGGCGAGACCACCGAGGAAGCGGCCCTGCGCGAAGTGCGCGAGGAAGCCGGCGTGGTGGCGGAAATCACCTGCCCCTATTCGATCTTCAGCGTGCCCTCGATCAGCGAGGTGTACCTGATCTTCCGCGCCAGGCTGCTGCACGACACCGGCCACTTCGGCAGCGAAACCTCGGCCCGCCGCTTCTTCGCCCCCGAGGACATCCCCTGGGAGCAGATCTACTACCCGGCCATCCGGCAGATCCTGGAGCGCTACATCGCCGAGCGCGAGACCGGCAGCTACGGCATCTACATGGGCAGCGACGATACCGGCAAGGTGCATTTCATTCGCTAG
- a CDS encoding DMT family transporter encodes MNPSAFFQRCAGNGTLFAILAAAGFSMKAIFVKLAYAAAPVEAITLLAMRMTLALPLFLWLVWLSRSGIGGRFSLADGGRVVVLALFGYYLSSLFDFYGLQYISAGLERLILFTYPTLVLVFQMIAFRERPSRRTLLAMAVCYLGLGVALIHDIGATDMGSQVIIGSLWVFASAVTYALYYLGTGVMVKRLGSMRLAGLAGSASSLMVLAHFAVTEPLGGLLAQPAQVWLCAALMALISTVLPVYWMALAIQRIGTTHTAAVGNLGPVLTIFAAWALLGEGISPYQMAGLALVMFGIWQLKPGAAKKAVVAEVAGAGKPGSVS; translated from the coding sequence ATGAACCCATCTGCCTTTTTTCAGCGCTGCGCCGGTAATGGCACTCTGTTCGCGATCCTCGCCGCCGCCGGCTTCAGCATGAAGGCGATCTTCGTCAAGCTGGCCTATGCCGCCGCCCCCGTGGAGGCGATCACCCTGCTGGCGATGCGCATGACCCTCGCGCTGCCGCTGTTCCTGTGGCTGGTGTGGCTGAGCCGCAGCGGCATCGGTGGGCGCTTCTCGCTCGCCGACGGTGGCCGCGTCGTGGTGCTGGCGTTGTTTGGCTATTACCTGTCGAGCCTGTTCGATTTCTACGGCTTGCAGTACATCAGTGCGGGCCTGGAACGGTTGATCCTGTTCACTTACCCGACCCTGGTGCTGGTGTTCCAGATGATCGCCTTTCGCGAACGCCCCAGCCGCCGCACGCTGCTGGCGATGGCAGTCTGTTACCTGGGCCTTGGCGTGGCGCTGATCCACGACATCGGCGCCACCGACATGGGCAGCCAGGTGATCATCGGCTCGCTCTGGGTGTTCGCCAGCGCTGTGACCTATGCCCTGTATTACCTGGGCACCGGAGTGATGGTGAAGCGCCTGGGCTCGATGCGCCTGGCTGGGCTGGCGGGCAGCGCATCGTCGCTGATGGTGCTGGCGCACTTCGCCGTTACCGAGCCACTCGGCGGCCTGCTGGCACAGCCGGCTCAGGTATGGCTTTGCGCCGCGCTGATGGCACTGATCTCCACGGTGCTGCCGGTGTACTGGATGGCCCTGGCGATCCAGCGCATCGGCACCACCCATACCGCCGCCGTCGGCAATCTCGGCCCGGTGCTGACCATTTTCGCTGCCTGGGCGCTGCTCGGCGAAGGCATCTCGCCGTACCAGATGGCCGGGCTGGCGCTGGTGATGTTCGGTATCTGGCAGCTCAAGCCGGGGGCGGCGAAGAAGGCCGTGGTTGCCGAGGTGGCGGGGGCGGGTAAGCCGGGTTCGGTGAGTTGA
- a CDS encoding LysR substrate-binding domain-containing protein has protein sequence MHFDLVDVRLLVAIASSGSLSKAAASFPVAVSAASTRLRQFEERCQVTLFARNASGMTPTPAGRLVLEACQRILNETQRLKDHLQDLSGQQRVVLKLCASTVANSTFLPAALGPFLADYPEVDLQLTEGSSRAILRDVQAGEIDLGVYDGNQPTGGLLSLPFRHDRLVLLVPHGHQLAGRRLGLVEALGFPYIGLPGERAMQRFIEDKAIAAGIALRVRVRAPSFDAIAQLVAQGAGIAMLPEAAASRLAQELPLTLVDIADSWASRELRLCIRDWQSLPSHACQLVSHLSGVAHPG, from the coding sequence GTGCATTTCGATCTCGTGGACGTACGCCTGTTGGTCGCCATCGCTTCGAGCGGCAGCCTCAGCAAGGCGGCGGCCAGCTTTCCGGTGGCGGTGTCGGCGGCCAGCACCCGGCTGCGGCAGTTCGAGGAGCGCTGCCAGGTCACCCTGTTCGCCCGCAACGCCAGCGGCATGACCCCGACCCCTGCCGGGCGCCTGGTGCTCGAAGCCTGCCAGCGCATCCTCAACGAAACCCAGCGCCTGAAGGACCACCTGCAGGATCTGTCCGGCCAGCAACGGGTGGTGCTCAAGCTGTGCGCCTCCACCGTGGCCAACAGCACCTTTCTGCCGGCGGCGCTCGGCCCCTTCCTGGCCGACTACCCGGAGGTGGACCTGCAACTGACCGAAGGCAGCAGCCGCGCCATCCTGCGCGACGTGCAGGCCGGCGAAATCGATCTGGGCGTCTATGACGGCAACCAGCCAACCGGCGGCCTGCTGTCACTGCCGTTTCGTCATGATCGCCTGGTGCTGCTGGTGCCCCACGGCCATCAGCTGGCTGGCCGCCGGCTGGGGCTGGTGGAGGCGCTGGGTTTTCCCTATATCGGCCTGCCCGGCGAACGGGCGATGCAGCGCTTCATCGAGGACAAGGCGATCGCCGCCGGCATCGCCCTGCGCGTGCGGGTGCGCGCGCCGAGCTTCGACGCCATCGCCCAGCTGGTCGCCCAGGGCGCCGGGATCGCCATGCTGCCCGAGGCTGCTGCCTCACGACTGGCCCAGGAGCTGCCGCTGACCCTGGTCGACATCGCCGACAGCTGGGCAAGTCGCGAACTGCGCCTGTGCATCAGGGACTGGCAAAGCCTGCCCTCCCATGCCTGCCAGCTGGTCAGTCATCTCTCCGGCGTTGCCCATCCCGGCTGA
- a CDS encoding GntR family transcriptional regulator, giving the protein MIRQVRFDKKTRVVRALAERIEQGVLGNGERLPGEHELAAAFDVSRGTLREALSELKRRNYIGTQPGVGSVVTYDGVPLHQGGGWAQALAAGGAQVSTELLGISSVEREEFAERFGRARFMLVERRRRAADGSLVSLERALIPACDGLEYLTEEGLLEDSLTATLAAHGYRAGQGKQWIGAAPLDSEAASQLQRTPGSVFLRVVRETFDSRGRFMERVESYLDPLHFQLHLDFGDTQ; this is encoded by the coding sequence ATGATTAGACAGGTTCGATTCGACAAGAAAACCCGAGTGGTGCGTGCCTTGGCCGAACGCATCGAACAGGGTGTGCTCGGCAACGGCGAGCGGCTGCCGGGTGAACACGAGCTGGCGGCGGCATTCGACGTCAGCCGCGGCACCCTGCGCGAGGCGCTTTCCGAGCTCAAGCGGCGCAACTACATCGGCACCCAGCCAGGCGTCGGTTCCGTGGTCACCTACGACGGCGTGCCCCTGCACCAGGGTGGCGGCTGGGCGCAGGCCCTCGCCGCTGGCGGTGCCCAGGTAAGCACCGAACTGCTGGGTATCAGCAGCGTGGAGCGCGAGGAATTCGCCGAGCGCTTCGGCCGTGCCCGCTTCATGCTCGTCGAGCGCCGCCGGCGGGCCGCCGATGGCAGCCTGGTGTCGCTCGAGCGCGCGCTGATTCCAGCCTGCGATGGCCTGGAATACCTGACCGAAGAAGGCCTGCTCGAGGACTCGCTGACCGCCACCCTGGCCGCCCATGGCTATCGCGCCGGGCAAGGCAAGCAGTGGATCGGTGCCGCACCGCTCGACAGCGAGGCGGCCAGCCAGCTGCAACGCACGCCGGGCAGCGTGTTCCTGAGGGTGGTCAGGGAAACCTTCGATAGCCGCGGGCGCTTCATGGAACGCGTCGAGAGCTACCTCGACCCGCTGCACTTTCAACTTCATCTCGATTTCGGGGATACCCAGTGA
- a CDS encoding ADP-ribosylglycohydrolase family protein, whose amino-acid sequence MSQPSTARDRALGAFHGLALGDALGMPTQSLSREQIRACYGRIDGLIDADADQPIAPNMPAGAITDDTEQAILVGELLVEGQGRIAPTDLAQRLIDWEAAMRAKGSQDLLGPSTKRAIEMILAGASPEQAGRFGTTNGAAMRITPVGIAADVRDPGRFMQQVLQACQVTHNTGLGIASAAAVAAVVSAGINGDSLASALDSGVAAARQGQRLGHWVAGGDIAARIEWTARLCDAASPDALADLIYEVIGTSVASQESVVAAFALARAVANDQLAPYEALCMAASLGGDTDTIAAVLGAMLGATFGLDGWPREALAQVCAVSQIDLAPLTDQLLALRTT is encoded by the coding sequence GTGAGCCAACCTTCCACCGCGCGAGACCGCGCCCTCGGCGCCTTCCACGGGTTGGCCCTGGGCGACGCCCTCGGTATGCCGACCCAGTCGCTGTCCCGCGAGCAGATCCGCGCATGCTACGGCCGCATCGACGGCCTGATCGATGCCGACGCCGATCAACCCATCGCCCCGAACATGCCGGCTGGCGCGATCACCGACGATACCGAGCAGGCGATTCTGGTGGGCGAGCTGTTGGTCGAAGGCCAAGGCCGCATCGCACCGACTGACCTGGCGCAGCGCCTGATCGACTGGGAAGCGGCCATGCGCGCCAAGGGTTCCCAGGACCTGCTCGGCCCGTCGACCAAGCGCGCCATCGAGATGATTCTCGCTGGCGCCAGCCCGGAACAGGCCGGGCGCTTCGGCACCACCAATGGCGCGGCGATGCGCATCACGCCGGTGGGCATTGCCGCCGATGTGCGTGACCCTGGGCGGTTCATGCAGCAGGTGCTGCAGGCTTGCCAGGTAACCCACAACACCGGCCTGGGCATCGCCAGCGCCGCCGCCGTGGCGGCAGTCGTGTCGGCGGGTATCAACGGCGACAGCCTGGCCAGCGCCCTGGACAGTGGAGTCGCCGCGGCCCGGCAAGGCCAGCGACTCGGCCATTGGGTGGCCGGCGGCGATATCGCGGCACGCATCGAGTGGACAGCGCGGCTCTGCGACGCCGCCAGCCCCGACGCCTTGGCCGACCTGATCTACGAGGTGATCGGCACCTCGGTGGCGTCCCAGGAATCGGTGGTCGCGGCGTTCGCCCTGGCGCGCGCCGTCGCCAACGACCAGCTGGCGCCCTACGAGGCCCTGTGCATGGCCGCCAGCCTGGGCGGCGACACCGACACCATTGCCGCCGTGCTCGGCGCCATGCTCGGCGCCACCTTTGGCCTGGATGGGTGGCCGAGGGAGGCGCTGGCACAGGTCTGCGCGGTGAGCCAGATCGACCTGGCGCCCTTGACCGACCAGCTGCTGGCCTTGCGAACGACCTGA